A single genomic interval of Mycosarcoma maydis chromosome 8, whole genome shotgun sequence harbors:
- a CDS encoding uncharacterized protein (related to thymidylate kinase): MSSFKTSSSPARNDVDTDPTSRRKMSTDLSRLKNFPSALSLRKQDPDTSPHPDAIQSSGSFSRFRPFSSAQRPSLGSLGSDKDDNSTDVRSSRRASRLLDAFKPSKKPAPSFEVIRKPTNRSTTSFQSTVHHPSPDLELYDPARHPSAHATVDVPQPAPRISLSAPRSQNSLNAAASTAAASSPLTPNALTSRPPYPPSTAKTRKSSTTNSIIATNRRTSDPYLNLGSASNSRAHSPSPNPNTDITNGSFSLHSFRNVRSTSDVSTAEESGPQTHSRVQSMISVDEYVTPGEELPEPRFPDDSISAFNAHDAARAQSTSPAPSVKPASISAAKFRQASRHRSESGTVPTIDTIQAGSSFVRPPRSRTPSQDLAAMEAVLAQTHPNTFRTAEADRRKSTDLTQLTAAPSAFLPNTNTNEDSQRRKRGFFIVVEGLDRAGKSTQVERLAAHLQAKAVKFPERTTAIGQMINSYLAQTSDLDDQAIHLLFSANRWECVASLHRTLEAGESIVCDRYAFSGIAYSVAKGLSYDWCRNPDVGLPLPDLTLFLDLDANAAAARGGYGEERYEKLDFQAKVREAFTRVSQDVRTHGGRWVTIDASKTLDQVTDDMQKAVHRVTSSIDRVGAKLGKLFVMERPPNVHAASSNELLPPSVIPNIKRSSMSSENSGRKRPSLDHPRITTPNGGFPASRPSGSPLTYTEQLAAVRAAAAGTLSGLLGGSSTNVDQQSPSVNEERPLPDADGPSPINATRGQGFDSARVLANRTDGSGRRRTLIDVIGELEGQAQRPPTWPEHHRSLSAAAEPTSPTLLSHTEGLPSSFAHAGRARRSTDQGPVSQPVTTGSGALTTVAHQGNTLTAQGGAANTDGAAPTAAADGEKPLASPSDLRACSFSSAGNTAGADASLVPRASTLSPTARTASPAITTSSRSSVASPPPPTSSTSPIQRPASTHLGGYSHVAASSDSNLLSSHRLSMLNSQLSQAELQEQYMRNYMAMMANPMMAQQAQYQLMLQRHQQQYYGRASSAIGGAAFNTSGNGSNLGAGANGNGVQSASGPPLAAFMQPTMGMPQSTEAISKSTNGQRKAHSRTQSSGSLYENNVHASATSASTSQPMLSMMMAPPPPTNTANTVPTAASFYPAHAQAFYAQPMFYPNGTGGQLHPLPHMMGSAAWAQQQQMAGGYTTGPTYPSTRSEIATTTVLRSQRSRDKGSRGQ; this comes from the coding sequence atgtcgagcttcaAAACATCTTCATCGCCAGCGCGTAACGACGTCGATACTGATCCAACTTCCAGAAGGAAAATGTCCACCGACCTCAGCAGGCTCAAAAACTTCCCATCAGCCCTCTCGCTCCGCAAGCAAGACCCGGATACATCGCCACATCCCGATGCGATCCAATCTAGCGGCTCCTTTTCTCGCTTCAGGCCATTCTCCTCAGCGCAACGTCCATCCCTCGGCTCCCTCGGCTCCGACAAAGATGACAACTCCACAGACGTTAGGTCATCCAGAAgggcttctcgcttgtTGGATGCCTTCAAACCATCCAAGAAGCCTGCACCATCGTTCGAGGTGATTCGCAAACCCACAAATCGTAGCACAACCTCGTTCCAATCTACCGTTCACCATCCATCTCCCGATCTCGAACTTTACGATCCAGCTCGCCATCCGTCGGCGCACGCCACAGTCGATGTCCCCCAGCCAGCGCCTCGGATATCCTTGTCCGCACCTCGATCGCAAAACTcgctcaacgctgctgcctccaccgccgctgccTCTTCCCCTTTGACGCCCAACGCGCTCACTTCTCGGCCGCCCTATCCGCCAAGCACTGCGAAAACTCGAAAATCCAGCACCACCAATTCCATCATAGCCACCAATCGCAGGACCTCAGATCCCTACCTCAACCTCGGCTCTGCCTCCAACTCTCGCGCGCATTCGCCTTCTCCCAACCCCAACACGGATATCACCAACGGAAGCTTCAGTCTACATTCCTTCCGCAATGTTCGCTCCACCAGCGACGTTTCCACAGCTGAAGAGTCTGGCCCGCAGACCCATTCCAGAGTACAGAGCATGATCTCGGTCGACGAATACGTCACGCCAGGCGAAGAGCTCCCCGAGCCACGCTTCCCCGATGACAGCATCAGCGCCTTCAACGCACACGACGCCGCTCGAGCCCAGTCCACCAGCCCTGCCCCAAGCGTCAAGCCAGCCAGCATTTCAGCCGCCAAATTCCGCCAAGCCTCGAGACATCGCAGCGAGAGCGGTACAGTACCCACCATCGATACCATCCAAGCCGGCTCGAGCTTTGTCAGACCTCCAAGATCCAGGACGCCTTCGCAAGACTTGGCCGCAATGGAGGCTGTGCTTGCCCAAACCCATCCAAACACTTTTCGCACCGCTGAGGCAGATCGACGCAAAAGTACAGACTTGACCCAACTGACAGCAGCGCCGTCCGCTTTCCTAcccaacaccaacaccaaTGAGGACTCGCAACGCCGCAAACGCGGCTTtttcatcgtcgtcgaagGCCTTGACCGAGCGGGCAAGAGCACCCAGGTCGAGAGGCTCGCTGCACATctgcaagccaaagccgTCAAGTTCCCAGAGAGAACAACAGCCATCGGCCAAATGATCAACTCCTACCTCGCTCAGACCAGcgacctcgacgaccaGGCTATCCATCTGCTTTTCTCTGCCAATCGATGGGAATGCGTCGCCTCCCTTCACAGGACGCTCGAAGCGGGCGAGAGCATCGTCTGTGATCGTTACGCCTTTTCGGGTATCGCTTACTCAGTCGCCAAAGGCCTTTCATACGATTGGTGTCGCAATCCAGACGTAGGCCTTCCTTTGCCAGACCTGACCCTTttcctcgacctcgatgcaAACGCGGCTGCAGCCAGAGGCGGCTATGGCGAGGAGAGGTACGAGAAACTCGACTTCCAGGCCAAAGTGCGCGAAGCATTCACTCGCGTCTCCCAGGATGTCAGGACACATGGAGGCAGATGGGTCACGATTGAtgcgagcaagacgctAGATCAGGTCACCGACGACATGCAAAAGGCGGTGCACAGGGTGACATCGTCCATCGATCGAGTGGGAGCCAAGCTCGGAAAGTTGTTTGTGATGGAACGCCCGCCCAACGTACATGCTGCATCCAGCAACGAGCTGCTTCCGCCATCAGTGATCCCCAACATCAAACGCTCCTCCATGTCTTCGGAGAATTCAGGGAGGAAGCGACCGTCCCTCGATCACCCTCGCATTACTACGCCCAACGGAGGCTTTCCTGCGTCGCGGCCATCGGGCTCACCGCTGACGTACACCGAACAGCTTGCGGCAGtgcgagctgcagctgccggAACTCTCTCCGGTCTTTTGGGAGGCTCGagcaccaacgtcgaccAGCAAAGTCCCTCCGTAAACGAAGAGAGACCGCTGCCCGATGCTGACGGTCCATCGCCGATCAACGCTACGCGCGGACAGGGATTCGACTCTGCTCGAGTGCTGGCTAATCGCACCGATGGGTCTGGTCGAAGACGCACGCTGATCGACGTGATTGGAGAACTTGAAGGTCAAGCACAGCGACCTCCGACGTGGCCTGAACACCACCGTTCTCtctctgcagctgccgaaCCCACATCGCCGACGTTACTGTCGCATACAGAGGGCTTGCCAAGTAGCTTTGCCCATGCCGGCCGCGCGCGACGCAGCACTGATCAGGGACCGGTGTCTCAGCCAGTGACGACTGGTAGTGGCGCACTAACCACTGTAGCACATCAGGGCAACACTTTGACCGCTCAAGGCGGTGCAGCGAACACCGACGGAGCAGCgccaacagctgcagctgatGGCGAGAAGCCTCTGGCTTCACCTTCGGATttgcgagcttgttcgTTCTCCTCGGCAGGCAACACAGCCGGTGCGGACGCTTCACTTGTTCCTCGCGCTTCCACCCTGTCTCCCACAGCACGTACCGCCTCGCCAGCGATCACAACGTCTTCGCGCAGCTCTGTTGCTAGCCCACCCCCACCCACCTCATCCACCTCTCCGATCCAGCGACCGGCAAGCACACATCTCGGTGGATACTCGCATGTCGCCGCGAGCTCAGACTCGAatctgctcagctcgcaCCGCCTCTCGATGCTCAACAGTCAATTATCGCAGGCGGAGCTGCAGGAGCAGTACATGCGCAACTACATGGCCATGATGGCGAACCCGATGATGGCGCAGCAGGCTCAGTACCagctgatgctgcagcggcatcagcagcagtacTATGGACGTGCGTCGAGTGCTATTGGTGGTGCAGCTTTCAACACAAGTGGAAACGGGAGCAATTTGGGCGCAGGTGCCAATGGCAATGGTGTGCAGAGTGCGAGTGGGCCACCGTTGGCAGCGTTTATGCAGCCGACGATGGGGATGCCGCAGTCAACAGAGGCGATCAGCAAGTCGACCAACGGTCAGCGCAAGGCGCATTCCAGAACGCAGTCGTCAGGATCGCTTTATGAAAACAACGTTCATGCTTCGGCGACGAGTGCATCGACGTCACAACCTATGCTGTCAATGATGATGGCTCCACCGCCCCCAACCAACACCGCAAACACTGTGCCGACTGCAGCGTCGTTTTACCCGGCACATGCGCAAGCGTTTTATGCCCAGCCCATGTTTTATCCCAACGGTACTGGAGGGCAGTTGCATCCATTGCCGCACATGATGGGCAGTGCAGCATgggctcagcagcagcagatggcGGGTGGATATACCACCGGACCGACGTATCCCTCGACTAGGTCGGAAATCGCTACAACCACCGTTTTGCGATCGCAACGCAGCCGCGACAAGGGTTCAAGGGGtcagtag
- a CDS encoding uncharacterized protein (related to glomerulosclerosis protein Mpv17), with product MSTFTRLIAATSSTFPRQCLTGGVLFATGDTIAQQLVEKRGSRHDLARTFRLSLYGGCVFSPLASIWFGRVLERVRFSSKAANIATKVALDQAIASPAFVALFFGATTIMEGGSPDQAKNKIIHNWWPTLKTAWGLWIPVQTLNMALVPPSQRLLFVNVVSIFWNTFLSIKSAAASDHAVKPNLNDAVELVETKLDKLH from the coding sequence ATGTCGACGTTTACACGGCTTATCGCGGCGACGTCTTCGACGTTTCCACGCCAGTGTCTTACTGGCGGGGTGCTGTTTGCGACGGGCGATACGATTGCGCAACAGCTGGTCGAAAAGCGTGGTTCTCGACACGACCTTGCGCGCACGTTTCGATTGTCACTGTACGGAGGATGCGTCTTCTCACCGTTGGCATCCATCTGGTTCGGTCGAGTGCTCGAGCGCGTTCGCTTCTCGTCCAAGGCGGCCAACATTGCCACCAAGGTCGCCTTGGATCAGGCAATCGCCTCACCCGCTTTTGTAGCTTTGTTCTTCGGAGCCACCACGATCATGGAAGGAGGCTCCCCTGACCAAGCCAAGAACAAGATCATCCACAACTGGTGGCCTACACTCAAGACCGCCTGGGGATTATGGATCCCGGTGCAAACGTTGAACATGGCCCTGGTTCCACCATCCCAGAGACTCCTCTtcgtcaacgtcgtcaGTATCTTTTGGAATACCTTCTTGAGCATCAAATCTGCCGCTGCATCCGATCACGCCGTCAAGCCCAACTTGAACGACGCCGTCGAACTCGTCGAGACAAAGCTAGACAAGTTGCACTAA